From one Bacillus sp. FJAT-42376 genomic stretch:
- a CDS encoding YjbA family protein yields the protein MLFLHDVWVNWFEGEENGYNVCHFHEWRKDDSVELLDQVPLLKVNQVLFRYIENDLSEIPQSLLKDIHQKAYIRKNHERIQLDYCFVVTDGQGIIAVDTIGYSIPVRKSRLIPRQEQLVYEMVKDVEADDYPFHGPLHGEEKEFHILSLSPDHMRGLTRKERQLKQLLFMALDQLQTTQNTAEIKYWYTEWNPQEYEQIRSLDFQDVFQKLYSETLNGWSPKHMSLCEHLVKGQPFFEKLWETEHESKVN from the coding sequence ATGTTGTTTCTTCATGATGTATGGGTGAATTGGTTTGAGGGAGAAGAGAACGGATACAATGTATGCCATTTCCATGAATGGCGAAAGGATGACAGTGTTGAACTGCTGGATCAAGTTCCTTTGCTCAAGGTGAATCAAGTGCTGTTCAGGTATATTGAAAACGATCTTTCCGAAATTCCGCAGAGCCTCCTAAAAGACATTCACCAAAAAGCCTACATCCGGAAAAATCATGAACGAATCCAACTGGATTACTGCTTCGTCGTTACGGATGGACAAGGAATTATCGCAGTGGACACAATCGGCTACAGCATCCCTGTACGGAAAAGCCGCTTGATTCCAAGACAGGAACAGCTTGTTTATGAGATGGTGAAGGATGTAGAAGCAGATGACTATCCGTTTCATGGACCGCTGCATGGAGAGGAAAAGGAATTCCATATCCTTTCTCTTTCTCCGGATCACATGAGAGGGCTTACGCGGAAAGAGCGGCAGCTGAAGCAGCTTCTGTTTATGGCGCTGGACCAGCTGCAAACGACACAAAATACAGCGGAAATCAAATACTGGTACACAGAATGGAATCCTCAGGAATACGAGCAGATCCGCTCCCTTGACTTCCAGGATGTCTTTCAGAAGCTATACAGCGAAACGCTGAATGGCTGGTCTCCGAAGCATATGTCCCTTTGCGAGCATCTCGTAAAAGGACAGCCGTTCTTTGAAAAACTATGGGAAACCGAGCACGAGTCAAAAGTAAATTGA
- a CDS encoding DUF3899 domain-containing protein produces the protein MKKSGIIFLSGLAVSLIGCLVYYKELSLLGMINSTFMVGGILLFVSLFGTVAQSGFFDAAAYGMRRTFRIQGKDMDKKEVDEMRPVSKLISFSVAPLLFASLALLGFMLIGLGLYYT, from the coding sequence ATGAAGAAAAGCGGAATCATTTTTCTAAGCGGTTTGGCCGTCTCCCTCATTGGGTGTCTCGTCTATTATAAAGAGCTTTCGCTGCTCGGCATGATTAACTCAACATTCATGGTCGGAGGGATTCTGCTGTTTGTCTCTCTTTTCGGAACTGTAGCCCAGAGCGGATTCTTTGACGCAGCCGCATACGGAATGAGACGGACATTCAGGATTCAGGGAAAAGATATGGATAAAAAAGAAGTCGATGAAATGCGCCCTGTTTCCAAGCTGATTTCGTTTTCCGTTGCTCCGCTCCTGTTTGCAAGTCTGGCATTGCTCGGCTTCATGCTGATCGGTCTTGGACTTTATTACACATAG
- the trpS gene encoding tryptophan--tRNA ligase, whose translation MFLLKTIFSGIQPSGVVTLGNYIGAMKQFIELQNDYNSYFCIVDQHAITVHQDKAKLRESIRSLAALYVAIGLDPEKATLFIQSEVPAHTQAGWMLQCVAYIGELERMTQFKDKSSGKEAVAAGLLTYPPLMAADILLYGTDLVPVGEDQKQHIELTRDLAERFNRKYNDIFTVPDVRIPKVGARIMSLADPTRKMSKSDPNQKAFITLLDEPKQIEKKIKSAVTDSEGIVKFDKENKPGVSNLLSIYSIFTGLTIEELEAKYEGKGYGDFKGDLAKVVVDEIAPIQKRYYELMESDELDRILDEGAERANRAATKMLRKMENAMGLGRKRR comes from the coding sequence TTGTTTCTATTGAAAACGATTTTTTCAGGCATTCAGCCGAGCGGTGTTGTCACGCTCGGGAATTACATTGGCGCCATGAAGCAGTTTATTGAGCTTCAAAATGATTACAACAGCTATTTCTGCATCGTGGATCAGCATGCGATTACCGTTCACCAGGATAAAGCAAAACTGCGCGAGAGCATCCGCAGTCTGGCTGCTTTGTATGTAGCAATCGGTCTTGATCCTGAAAAGGCTACCCTCTTCATCCAGTCAGAGGTTCCTGCGCATACACAGGCAGGATGGATGCTTCAATGCGTCGCTTATATCGGAGAACTCGAGCGGATGACGCAATTCAAGGATAAATCTTCCGGAAAAGAAGCGGTGGCAGCAGGTCTGCTTACGTATCCTCCATTAATGGCGGCAGATATTCTTCTTTACGGAACAGACTTAGTACCGGTTGGAGAAGATCAAAAGCAGCACATCGAATTAACAAGAGACTTGGCTGAAAGGTTCAACCGGAAATACAATGATATTTTCACCGTTCCGGATGTCCGTATACCAAAGGTCGGCGCCCGCATCATGTCTCTGGCCGATCCAACAAGAAAAATGAGCAAATCCGACCCAAATCAGAAAGCATTCATTACCCTGCTTGATGAGCCAAAACAAATTGAGAAGAAAATTAAAAGTGCTGTAACCGATTCAGAAGGCATCGTGAAATTTGATAAAGAGAACAAACCCGGAGTATCCAACCTTCTTTCCATCTACTCGATCTTTACAGGACTTACGATTGAAGAGCTGGAAGCGAAGTATGAAGGCAAAGGCTACGGCGATTTCAAAGGCGATCTGGCAAAAGTCGTGGTCGATGAAATTGCTCCGATTCAAAAACGCTATTATGAGCTGATGGAATCCGATGAGCTCGACCGCATCCTTGATGAAGGAGCCGAGCGCGCAAACCGTGCTGCAACGAAAATGCTTCGGAAAATGGAAAACGCGATGGGATTGGGAAGAAAACGGAGATAA
- a CDS encoding peptide ABC transporter substrate-binding protein translates to MKNSKFSLLVVLTLVLSLFLTACYGGSKEGASEPKDNGKGTETEETPSVPQELKILESAELPSMDSVMAEDAASFEIINNVNEGLYRLDKDQKAIPGMATEAPQKSEDGLTYTMKLREDAKWSNGEPVTANDFVFAWQRALNPDTASPYGPYMMIGKIANADKVYDKSAKPEELGVKAIDEHTLEVKLVKPIEYFDTLMAFPSFYPQNKKFVEEKGDKFGTNAENLVFNGPFKMTAWGGPTATEWTLEKNADYWGAKDVTLEKIQFNVSKDPQASVNAFEANEADRTPKLATAAIISQYEGDKQMQRFLESSVWWIKMNEKNPALANKNIRRAIALAVDKKALVDDVLQNGSIVADGVVPREFVSDDSGKDFRDTGKYLEPNKDEAKKLFAQGMKEIGKKDLTLGYVTQDTETAKLEASFVKEQLEKTLEGLKIEVKNVPFKIRLDLEDKMDYDLLNGGWGPDYLNPMTYLDLWVTDGPQNKMGYSNPKYDELIKKADATTDKAEQYKLFTEAEKTMLEDDVALSPLYQRAVNVLIKEKVEGMVYHPIGGEYSYQWVKIKGE, encoded by the coding sequence GTGAAAAATTCTAAATTTTCACTTCTCGTAGTACTTACTTTAGTCCTGAGTTTGTTCTTGACTGCCTGCTACGGCGGCAGCAAAGAAGGAGCATCTGAACCTAAGGACAATGGTAAAGGTACTGAAACAGAAGAAACACCATCTGTTCCTCAGGAACTGAAAATCCTCGAAAGTGCTGAGCTTCCATCCATGGACAGCGTAATGGCTGAGGATGCAGCAAGCTTCGAAATTATCAATAACGTAAACGAAGGGCTTTACCGCCTGGATAAAGACCAAAAGGCAATTCCAGGTATGGCTACTGAAGCTCCTCAAAAAAGCGAAGATGGCCTTACTTACACAATGAAACTTAGAGAAGATGCGAAATGGTCTAACGGAGAACCTGTTACAGCAAACGATTTCGTTTTCGCTTGGCAGCGCGCTCTTAACCCGGACACAGCTTCTCCTTACGGTCCATACATGATGATCGGCAAAATCGCCAATGCTGATAAGGTTTATGACAAATCTGCTAAACCTGAAGAGCTTGGAGTTAAAGCAATCGACGAGCATACACTTGAAGTTAAGCTTGTAAAACCAATCGAGTACTTCGATACATTGATGGCATTCCCATCTTTCTACCCGCAAAACAAAAAGTTTGTTGAAGAAAAAGGCGACAAATTCGGTACAAACGCTGAAAATCTAGTATTCAACGGACCTTTCAAAATGACTGCTTGGGGCGGCCCGACTGCTACAGAGTGGACACTTGAGAAAAACGCTGACTACTGGGGTGCTAAAGACGTAACACTGGAAAAAATCCAATTCAACGTATCTAAAGATCCTCAAGCTTCTGTCAATGCATTCGAAGCTAACGAAGCAGACAGAACGCCTAAGCTTGCAACAGCTGCAATCATCTCTCAATACGAGGGCGACAAGCAAATGCAAAGATTCCTTGAGTCATCTGTATGGTGGATCAAGATGAACGAAAAGAACCCTGCTCTTGCAAACAAAAACATCCGCCGCGCAATTGCACTTGCAGTTGACAAAAAAGCGCTTGTTGACGATGTACTTCAAAACGGTTCCATTGTTGCTGACGGTGTAGTACCTCGTGAATTCGTTTCTGATGATTCAGGAAAAGACTTCCGTGACACTGGTAAATACTTAGAGCCAAACAAAGATGAAGCGAAAAAACTATTCGCTCAAGGTATGAAAGAAATCGGCAAGAAAGATCTAACTCTTGGTTATGTAACTCAAGATACTGAAACGGCAAAACTTGAAGCTTCTTTCGTAAAAGAGCAGCTTGAAAAGACTCTTGAAGGCTTGAAAATCGAAGTGAAGAACGTACCGTTCAAAATCCGTTTGGATCTTGAAGACAAAATGGATTACGATCTTCTAAACGGCGGATGGGGACCAGATTACCTGAACCCTATGACGTACCTTGACCTTTGGGTAACAGATGGACCACAAAACAAAATGGGCTATTCTAACCCTAAGTATGATGAGCTAATCAAAAAAGCGGATGCGACTACTGACAAAGCTGAGCAATACAAATTGTTCACTGAAGCAGAGAAAACGATGCTTGAAGATGATGTAGCCCTTTCTCCTCTTTATCAGCGTGCAGTGAACGTTCTGATCAAAGAGAAGGTTGAAGGAATGGTTTACCACCCAATCGGCGGCGAATACAGCTACCAATGGGTAAAAATTAAAGGCGAATAA
- the opp3b gene encoding oligopeptide ABC transporter permease: MTKYILQRIVYMIITLFIVISATFFLMKLIPGSPFNSAEKLSEAQLQIMNEKYGLNDPVPVQYVKYIGGMLKGDLGTSFQFNNTPVTTILSDRISPSATLGLQAMFFGTIFGIFLGVIAALKQNTWLDYGSTLIAVLGKCIPSFVFAGLLQYYIARKLGWFPTMFWRGPEYSVLPTIALAIFPISIAARFMRTEMIDVLNSDYITLAKAKGASFFEISVKHALRNALIPVVTVLAPLAVGLMTGSLVIEKIFAIPGIGEQFVKSILTNDYPVIMGTSILFAALFVVVILLVDILYGIIDPRIRVSGGSSK, translated from the coding sequence ATGACAAAATACATCTTGCAACGTATTGTATATATGATCATTACATTATTCATTGTTATTTCTGCGACCTTTTTCCTCATGAAACTAATCCCTGGAAGCCCGTTTAACTCTGCAGAAAAACTATCAGAGGCGCAGCTGCAAATCATGAATGAAAAGTACGGACTGAACGATCCGGTGCCGGTACAGTATGTGAAGTACATCGGCGGCATGCTGAAAGGCGACCTGGGTACATCCTTCCAATTTAATAACACTCCTGTCACAACAATCCTTTCAGACAGAATTAGTCCATCTGCAACCCTTGGGCTGCAGGCGATGTTCTTTGGGACAATCTTTGGTATTTTCCTTGGAGTCATAGCGGCCTTGAAGCAAAATACTTGGCTGGATTATGGTTCCACCCTGATTGCAGTTCTGGGGAAATGTATTCCTTCTTTCGTATTTGCCGGACTTCTGCAATACTACATTGCACGTAAACTGGGCTGGTTCCCAACTATGTTTTGGAGAGGACCGGAATACAGCGTACTGCCGACCATAGCACTTGCTATTTTCCCAATCTCTATTGCAGCACGATTTATGAGAACGGAAATGATCGATGTACTGAATTCTGATTACATTACCCTTGCAAAAGCAAAAGGGGCAAGTTTCTTTGAAATCTCTGTTAAACACGCGCTTAGAAATGCGCTGATTCCGGTAGTAACGGTTCTTGCACCGCTTGCAGTCGGCTTAATGACAGGTTCTCTTGTTATTGAAAAAATCTTCGCGATTCCTGGAATCGGAGAACAATTCGTAAAATCAATTCTGACAAACGATTATCCGGTAATCATGGGTACATCCATTCTCTTTGCCGCATTATTCGTTGTCGTCATTTTACTTGTAGATATTTTATACGGAATTATTGATCCGCGTATTCGTGTAAGTGGGGGGAGCAGCAAATGA
- a CDS encoding DUF2268 domain-containing protein has product MGVIQTEDWFNKETPLTELAKKLKPYFPDRSEKALIQYLLTFGLYKNGKSGYKIIQSLKEEKVWGYVAKEYEWLRTRWGGPDVPVFLLPVDLSNTKIQREYGGKSGLAFFDKLFLFLSPGVPKEEIKSLLIHEYHHICRLAKSTKKEKDFTLTDVAIMEGLAEQAVRELMGEERTASWTRLYQDAQIRTFWKKLILPNENVKQEDRQFDKLMYGLGMYPKMLGYTAGYYAVKSYMKDTGLKTESLFTVPAERIVKALHIEE; this is encoded by the coding sequence ATGGGTGTCATTCAAACAGAGGACTGGTTCAACAAAGAAACCCCTTTGACGGAGCTTGCCAAAAAGCTGAAACCTTATTTTCCAGACCGGAGCGAGAAGGCGCTTATTCAATATTTGCTCACGTTTGGGCTCTATAAAAATGGAAAATCCGGCTATAAAATTATTCAGTCGCTTAAGGAAGAAAAAGTATGGGGATATGTCGCAAAAGAATATGAATGGCTGCGGACCAGGTGGGGAGGCCCGGACGTTCCGGTTTTTTTATTGCCGGTGGATTTGTCCAATACAAAAATACAGCGGGAATACGGCGGGAAATCCGGACTTGCCTTTTTTGACAAGTTGTTTCTGTTTCTATCTCCGGGTGTGCCGAAAGAAGAGATCAAGTCTCTCCTTATTCACGAATACCATCATATTTGTCGGTTAGCGAAAAGCACAAAAAAGGAGAAAGACTTTACGCTGACCGATGTGGCCATTATGGAAGGATTAGCTGAACAGGCTGTCCGGGAACTGATGGGAGAAGAAAGAACAGCAAGCTGGACGCGGCTTTATCAAGATGCTCAAATCCGCACGTTTTGGAAAAAGCTGATTCTCCCCAACGAGAACGTGAAACAGGAGGACCGCCAATTCGACAAACTGATGTACGGATTGGGCATGTACCCGAAAATGCTTGGCTATACAGCGGGTTATTATGCGGTCAAATCCTACATGAAGGATACGGGCTTAAAGACGGAAAGTCTCTTTACCGTTCCGGCAGAACGTATTGTAAAAGCGCTTCATATAGAGGAATGA
- the fabF gene encoding beta-ketoacyl-ACP synthase II has protein sequence MEKKRVVVTGVGAVSPLGLDAETTWKNAINGVSGIKPLTRVNPDDYPAKVAGEITDFDPEQFMDKKEARKMDRFTQYAVAASFMAVKDANLEITDENAPRVGVWVGSGIGGMETFETQHRILMEKGPKRVSPFFVPMMIPDMAAGQVSIALGAKGFNACTVTACATGTNSIGDAYRVIERGDADVMISGGAEAPLSQMAFAGFSSSKALSTNPDPAKASRPFDAERDGFVMGEGAGILVLEELDHALARGAKIYAEIVGYGATGDAYHITAPAPGGEGGVRAMRQAIETANLKPEDVDYINAHGTSTPYNDKFETLAIKEVFGEHAKKVAISSTKSMTGHLLGAAGGVEAIFAVKSIEEGIIPPTINLENPDPECDLDYVPNEARKTEVNVALSNSLGFGGHNATILFKKYQ, from the coding sequence ATGGAAAAGAAAAGAGTGGTTGTAACAGGAGTAGGTGCAGTCAGTCCGCTTGGATTGGATGCGGAAACAACATGGAAAAATGCGATTAACGGGGTATCGGGAATAAAGCCGTTAACACGCGTTAATCCGGATGATTACCCGGCGAAGGTAGCGGGAGAAATCACCGATTTCGACCCTGAGCAGTTCATGGATAAAAAAGAAGCGCGCAAAATGGATCGCTTCACTCAGTATGCCGTTGCAGCATCTTTTATGGCTGTAAAGGATGCGAATCTTGAAATTACCGATGAAAATGCTCCAAGAGTGGGCGTTTGGGTTGGGTCAGGAATCGGCGGCATGGAAACGTTCGAAACCCAGCATCGGATTTTAATGGAAAAAGGACCGAAGCGGGTCAGTCCGTTCTTTGTACCGATGATGATTCCGGATATGGCAGCAGGCCAGGTTTCCATTGCTTTGGGTGCTAAAGGATTTAATGCATGTACGGTAACGGCATGTGCAACCGGAACGAATTCCATTGGGGATGCGTACCGGGTCATTGAGCGCGGCGATGCCGACGTGATGATTTCAGGCGGAGCTGAAGCCCCGTTGTCACAGATGGCCTTTGCCGGTTTCAGCTCAAGCAAAGCACTGTCAACCAATCCCGATCCAGCGAAAGCAAGCCGCCCGTTTGACGCAGAACGCGACGGATTTGTCATGGGGGAAGGGGCTGGAATACTTGTGCTTGAAGAGCTTGATCATGCTCTTGCCCGCGGTGCGAAAATCTACGCTGAAATTGTCGGCTATGGCGCAACAGGCGATGCCTACCACATTACCGCTCCGGCTCCGGGAGGAGAAGGCGGCGTCCGTGCGATGAGACAGGCTATTGAAACCGCAAATCTTAAGCCTGAAGATGTGGACTACATCAATGCCCATGGAACAAGTACTCCTTATAACGATAAGTTTGAAACGCTGGCTATTAAAGAAGTATTCGGAGAGCACGCGAAAAAAGTTGCCATCAGCTCGACTAAATCGATGACCGGCCACTTGCTCGGCGCAGCAGGCGGTGTAGAAGCCATTTTTGCTGTGAAATCGATCGAGGAAGGAATCATTCCTCCAACCATTAATCTCGAAAATCCGGATCCGGAATGCGATCTTGACTACGTTCCAAATGAAGCGCGCAAAACAGAAGTGAACGTAGCACTCAGCAACTCGCTTGGCTTCGGGGGACACAACGCAACGATTTTATTTAAGAAGTATCAGTAA